One Streptomyces sp. NBC_00102 DNA segment encodes these proteins:
- the greA gene encoding transcription elongation factor GreA encodes MTQTSENVTWLTQEAYNQLKAELEYLSGPARTEISVKIAAAREEGDLRENGGYHAAKEEQGKMELRVRQLTQLLEHAKVGEAPADDGVVEPGMVVTIAFDGDEDDTVTFLLASREYASTEIETYSPQSPLGRGVNGKRTGDDAEYELPNGKKAAVKILSAKPYTG; translated from the coding sequence GTGACCCAGACCAGCGAAAACGTCACCTGGCTCACGCAGGAGGCGTACAACCAGCTCAAGGCCGAGCTGGAGTACCTGTCTGGTCCCGCGCGCACGGAGATCTCCGTAAAGATCGCGGCGGCCCGTGAGGAGGGCGACCTCCGCGAGAACGGCGGGTACCACGCGGCCAAGGAGGAGCAGGGCAAGATGGAGCTCCGGGTGCGTCAGCTCACCCAGCTCCTGGAGCACGCGAAGGTCGGCGAGGCGCCGGCCGACGACGGTGTGGTCGAGCCCGGCATGGTCGTGACGATCGCCTTCGACGGCGACGAGGACGACACCGTGACCTTCCTCCTCGCCTCCCGCGAGTACGCGAGCACGGAGATCGAGACGTACTCGCCGCAGTCGCCGCTGGGCAGGGGCGTCAACGGCAAGCGCACGGGCGACGACGCCGAGTACGAGCTGCCCAACGGCAAGAAGGCCGCGGTGAAGATCCTCTCGGCCAAGCCGTACACCGGCTGA
- a CDS encoding DUF4307 domain-containing protein, whose translation MTAVREATPEGRYGSRSKDERADRKLRVIGAVLGAALVGVIVWIGVDYVGGTVISAELIKSKVVSDERAEAHLEVHKDKDAGGFCTVRALDAEGGEVARKDFRFDQHVGRVDEVVALRTTSRASAVELLGCTGGGSAG comes from the coding sequence ATGACCGCGGTGCGCGAGGCCACACCCGAGGGCCGGTACGGCAGTCGGAGCAAGGACGAGCGCGCGGACCGCAAGCTCCGGGTGATCGGCGCGGTACTGGGTGCGGCGCTGGTCGGCGTGATCGTCTGGATCGGTGTGGACTACGTCGGCGGCACGGTCATCAGCGCCGAGCTGATCAAGTCCAAGGTCGTCTCCGACGAGCGGGCCGAGGCCCATCTCGAAGTGCACAAGGACAAGGACGCCGGCGGCTTCTGCACGGTGCGCGCCCTGGACGCGGAGGGCGGCGAGGTCGCCCGCAAGGACTTCCGGTTCGACCAGCACGTGGGGCGCGTCGACGAGGTCGTGGCGCTGCGGACGACGTCCCGGGCCAGTGCGGTGGAGCTGCTGGGCTGCACGGGCGGCGGCTCGGCGGGCTGA